AATAAAGCTGtaaacaacataacataacaatgcTTTAATCAGCCATCAAGTTCATTTTAAGTACATTTTTACATTATAAGTTATGATTTTTTACCTTAAATTATCGGGGTGGGGCAGGGTACTTTGCCGCACCATAATTATTGGGGGTGCATGCCACCCCCCTTGCATATTTACGGTCTGAACCCAATATAAAACAAGTACACATGCAAGAGtgacataattatacaaatttaATAATCGTAAAGTGGCAGTTTCCAAACTTTTGCACAAcaagaacataaatacaaatacGAAAACTTGCATGCGGTCACAACAAAATTATGTCATCATGCCGTTATGTAActtcaagttgtatatcacccgCGTACAAAGACTTTCAAAAAGGACACAAAGCAAGCATTTTTCATTAGTGTAGAAATGAAATGTAGAATGGACTCAAAGCAAGTAGGCTACTATGCGGTTGTTTTCCTACCCTAAGCAAGTAATTTACTGTTATGAGTCGCGACAAACACAGCTAAAAACGCCGGTAGAGATCAGTCAAGAGACCTGAAGAAAAAACCAATAAAAAGCACTCGTTTTGAGGATTGTTTAGTACAATTTTCCCAGAATTTTGCTTTCTTTTCAACTGATTTCTGTTGGCCTCTTGGTGCCGAATTTAGCTACCCTTTTTGAGAAACAACTGTGCGACGAAGGTTTTCCCCATAAATTATTTGCTAATTTTGATACCCTTAACGAGATATTCACGTATGGAGCCCAGCCataaaaaaaatacccttttgCTTAAATTTTTTCTACGCGGGCTATAtttacaacttgaaatacaagtgacCACCGTCTGGTGAAAAATACAGCAGATTACaatcaaagacaaaattaaaatgactagtttgcgtctgacgtcatgtcaaaggcgcagtacggcatttttggtctggttgacaggacgtcatacgcaaactagtcttttaattcggtaTCGAATTATAGTGAATGAATCGATCCCAAGGTGATACAAGCAACATAATTGGTATATATTCCCAGAATTccgaggtcaaagtttatacaggggtcaaaattcaaatttgcccAAAACATTCCTTTGGTCACAAAGATTCAGCAAATATACCGGTATAGTTTGATCTCTGTTTTATCGTTCCGGGTTAAAAGGCAAACAAGCTACTGTCAACATTTGGGATCCACTCGGGTCAAATCAAAATCATTCCGATTTGGATGAAATTGGTCTCAAAATGTTCGACTTGTCATGACCACACGTGTGCCATAACAATTTAAATAAGGAATACATTCAGCCCATTGGTTGTAACTGTGTTTCCCAGGTGACAAGAATGTCACAgttagtgcaaactattcttttttggattgctattacaagaaaaaatagACAAGTTTAATCAACAAATTTTTCTTTAATAAATTTGACATTATCTTTTCAGATACGATGATTGTACGGAAATGGGATCCTGTCTGCAAGTATTGTAAAAGAAGATTTGTGGGAAACATACCTCGATTTCTATCGCATCTTCGCTACCATGAGTTGAGTATTAAGCCTTATTGGTACAGTAATCCACAGCTAAAACCAAAGGCTGGCTGTGTGAAGCTACAAATCCAAAGGCTTCGAACTGGAAAAGAAGATCGGTCTGACAAAGCTTATTATGGAAAGCAATCTTACAAATGTGATTATTGTACCAAATCGTTCATCCGACTAAGAGACAAAAATTCACACGAAAATATTCATATGGGAGAAAACCCTATTAAATGTAGCAATGACAACACAACATTTAGCCAATTGGGCCATAAGAAGCGACGTGAATTTGTACATTTAAGAGGAGAAGACCTTCATAGGGTTGTGAGTCAAAATAACCCACACGAgaacatttgtaggcctacaggaGAAAAACATCACAAgtgtagctactgcaacaaatcattcaaacATTTAAGCcacaagaagcaacatgaaaagatccatacaggagagaaacctcatagaTGTTgttattgcaacaaatcattcagccgatTGGGAGACAAAAATcagcatgaaatgattcatacaggagagaaacctcacaaatgtagccattgcaacaaatcattcagccaattaggacacaagaagcaacatgaaaagattcatacaggtGAGAAACCTCATAAGTGTAGCTATTgtgacaaatcattcagccaTTCGGGAAGCAAGAAgcaacatgaaaagattcatacaggagagaaatctcatcaatgtagctattgcaacaaatcattcagcagATTGGGACACAAGAAGcgacatgaaaagattcacacagaggagaaacctcataaatgtagctattgcacTAAATCATTCATCGAATCGGTAACCAAAAAAcaccatgaaatgattcatacaggagagaaacctcataaatgtaattattgcaacaaatcattcactgaattggaaaacaagaagcaacatgaaaagatccacacaggagagaaacctcataaatgtagctattgcaacaaatcattcagccgattgggacacaagaagcaacatgaaaagatccatacaggagagaaacctcatcaatgtagctattgcaacaaatcattcagtgaTTTGGGAAACAAGAAGCGACATGAAAAgatccatacaggagagaaacctcataaatgtagctattgcacTAAATCATTCATCGAATCGGTAACCAAAAAAcaccatgaaatgattcatacaggagagaaacctcataaatgtaatTATTGCAACAACTCATTCACTGAATTGGAaaacaagaagcaacatgaaaagatccacacaggagagaaacctcataaatgtagctattgcaacaaatcattcagccg
Above is a window of Amphiura filiformis chromosome 7, Afil_fr2py, whole genome shotgun sequence DNA encoding:
- the LOC140156873 gene encoding uncharacterized protein — encoded protein: MIVRKWDPVCKYCKRRFVGNIPRFLSHLRYHELSIKPYWYSNPQLKPKAGCVKLQIQRLRTGKEDRSDKAYYGKQSYKCDYCTKSFIRLRDKNSHENIHMGENPIKCSNDNTTFSQLGHKKRREFVHLRGEDLHRVVSQNNPHENICRPTGEKHHKCSYCNKSFKHLSHKKQHEKIHTGEKPHRCCYCNKSFSRLGDKNQHEMIHTGEKPHKCSHCNKSFSQLGHKKQHEKIHTGEKPHKCSYCDKSFSHSGSKKQHEKIHTGEKSHQCSYCNKSFSRLGHKKRHEKIHTEEKPHKCSYCTKSFIESVTKKHHEMIHTGEKPHKCNYCNKSFTELENKKQHEKIHTGEKPHKCSYCNKSFSRLGHKKQHEKIHTGEKPHQCSYCNKSFSDLGNKKRHEKIHTGEKPHKCSYCTKSFIESVTKKHHEMIHTGEKPHKCNYCNNSFTELENKKQHEKIHTGEKPHKCSYCNKSFSRLGDKKQHEKIHTGEKPHQCSYCNKSFSRLGDKKQHEKIHTGEKPHQCSYCNKSFSQLGAKKQHEGIHMGQKDHKCSYCNKSFTTLSNKKRHEKIHLLQQVIQPIHTQEAT